A single region of the Bifidobacterium asteroides DSM 20089 genome encodes:
- a CDS encoding rhomboid family intramembrane serine protease, whose amino-acid sequence MVNGMGTGFTGGGNGRGPRGWIRRYWGDHAPVVTIAITLICIVAWVIQMALYLLAPLRYQRLLLGYWAFVPITAIHEPWMFVTNIFLHATNVSHILFNMITLWVVGPVLENLIGHGRFLALYMISGLGGDLGLMVYAVLAPNGWGTSAIGASGALFGLFAAILVVYRRLGIDIISMVVWMAINFCMPLFVPGIAWQDHVGGFIVGGLFMLVLLHVGRPGSRVHGLLSWLLPTLIFLLALVLLALGCNMFNPLR is encoded by the coding sequence ATGGTCAATGGCATGGGCACCGGTTTCACAGGCGGAGGAAACGGTCGGGGGCCGCGGGGATGGATCCGGCGGTACTGGGGTGACCATGCTCCGGTGGTGACCATAGCCATCACCCTGATCTGCATAGTGGCCTGGGTCATCCAGATGGCCCTGTACCTGCTGGCTCCGCTTCGCTACCAGCGGCTTTTGTTGGGTTATTGGGCCTTCGTGCCGATTACGGCCATTCATGAGCCCTGGATGTTTGTGACCAACATATTCCTGCACGCCACCAATGTCTCGCACATCCTCTTCAACATGATCACCCTCTGGGTTGTGGGGCCGGTGCTGGAAAATCTGATAGGTCATGGGCGTTTCCTGGCCCTCTATATGATCAGCGGGCTGGGCGGAGACCTGGGGCTGATGGTCTATGCGGTCCTGGCGCCCAACGGCTGGGGCACGTCGGCCATCGGGGCTTCGGGCGCGCTCTTCGGGCTCTTCGCCGCCATTCTGGTGGTCTACCGCCGTCTGGGGATTGACATCATTTCCATGGTGGTCTGGATGGCCATCAACTTCTGCATGCCCCTGTTCGTGCCCGGCATCGCCTGGCAGGATCATGTGGGCGGGTTCATAGTCGGCGGCCTCTTCATGCTGGTCCTGCTGCACGTGGGCCGGCCTGGCTCCCGGGTGCATGGTCTGCTCTCCTGGCTGTTGCCCACGCTGATCTTCCTGCTGGCTCTGGTTCTGCTGGCT